Proteins found in one Salvia splendens isolate huo1 chromosome 10, SspV2, whole genome shotgun sequence genomic segment:
- the LOC121753148 gene encoding oligouridylate-binding protein 1-like, with amino-acid sequence MQQLQQQRLKQQQQPLYHPGLLAPTQIEPVLSGNLPPGFDSSTCRSVYVGNIHPQVTEPLLQEVFSGTGPLEGCKLIRKEKSSYGFVDYFDRRSAALAIVTLNGRHLFGQPIKVNWAYASAQREDTSNHFNIFVGDLSPEVTDATLFACFFVYPTCSDARVMWDQKSGRSRGFGFVSFRSQQDAQSSINDLNGKWLGSRQIRCNWAAKGAGQGDEQQNPDSKIVVELTNGASDDSLEKRNEDAPENNPQYTTVYVGNLAPEVTSVDLHRHFHALGVGVIEDVRIQRDKGFGFIRYHSHAEAARAIQVGNARLLFGKPVKCSWGSKPTPPGTSSNPLPPPALPHMPGFNAADLVAYERQIALNKLGAAQALMNSQAHRLGAASQHMYDGGYSNVATNRQPLYYQQ; translated from the exons ATGCAGCAGCTGCAGCAGCAAAGGttgaagcagcagcagcagccccTTTACCATCCCGGTCTCCTCGCTCCTACTcag ATAGAACCTGTCCTGAGTGGGAATTTGCCTCCTGGATTCGACTCAAGCACATGCCGCAGTGT GTATGTTGGAAATATCCACCCGCAAGTTACTGAACCTCTTCTTCAGGAGGTTTTCTCAGGCACAGGTCCTCTTGAAGGTTGCAAGCTCATTCGGAAAGAAAAG TCATCCTATGGTTTTGTGGATTACTTTGATCGTCGATCAGCTGCACTAGCCATAGTGACTCTTAATGGCAGACATTT GTTTGGTCAGCCAATTAAAGTCAACTGGGCATATGCTAGTGCTCAGCGCGAGGACACATCAA ATCACTTCAACATATTTGTTGGCGATCTTAGCCCGGAGGTTACTGATGCTACCTTATTTGCATGCTTCTTTGTATATCCTACTTGCTC AGATGCTAGGGTAATGTGGGACCAGAAGAGTGGCCGCTCAAGGGGTTTTGGATTTGTTTCTTTTCGCAGTCAGCAG GATGCTCAAAGTTCAATAAATGACTTGAATG GGAAGTGGCTTGGAAGCAGACAAATTCGCTGCAATTGGGCGGCAAAAGGTGCTGGTCAAGGCGATGAGCAGCAGAATCCCGATTCAAAAATTGTTGTGGAACTAACCAATGGAGCATCTG ATGACAGCCTAGAAAAACGGAATGAAGATGCTCCAGAAAATAATCCACAGTATACAACTGTTTATGTTGGAAATCTTGCTCCTGAA GTCACATCAGTCGATCTCCACCGCCATTTCCATGCACTTGGAGTTGGAGTGATTGAAGATGTCCGCATTCAGAGAGACAAAGGTTTTGGGTTCATAAGGTACCACAGCCACGCTGAAGCTGCTCGTGCCATCCAGGTGGGAAATGCTCGCCTTCTTTTCGGCAAGCCAGTTAAG TGCTCGTGGGGTAGCAAGCCCACCCCTCCCGGGACGAGCTCAAACCCTCTGCCTCCACCAGCATTACCACACATGCCCGGTTTCAACGCTGCTGACCTGGTGGCCTACGAACGACAGATTGCACTGAATAAACTAGGAGCTGCTCAAGCCCTGATGAATTCGCAGGCCCACCGTCTTGGTGCTGCCTCCCAACATATGTACGATGGTGGGTATTCGAACGTGGCTACAAACCGGCAACCCCTCTATTACCAGCAATAA
- the LOC121750720 gene encoding FCS-Like Zinc finger 13-like, translating to MLGKTSKPVIEILTGSLCSGSGSPRSQIQSPRGLKSLDLGTVGLGIVAALENSSGGGRDGILGRNSTRSSPIPVNFPQNCCRSRTEEVEVEMEMEEYTIVTCHSPSNRNRNSNSVFHISPARGVEDGGAAPAAEFLSRCDLCRKKLDGRDIYMYRGEKAFCSADCRYTQMVMDKCSAEASKPAEVAGSPCDYGQMFTAGILAS from the exons ATGTTAGGCAAAACCTCGAAGCCGGTGATCGAGATTCTCACCGGATCTCTGTGTTCCGGCAGCGGAAGCCCTAGGAGTCAGATTCAGTCGCCGAGGGGGCTGAAAAGCCTGGATCTCGGCACCGTGGGTTTAGGCATAGTGGCCGCTCTCGAGAATTCCAGCGGCGGAGGTAGGGACGGTATTCTCGGCCGCAATTCGACCCGATCGAGTCCGATTCCGGTGAATTTTCCCCAAAATTGCTGTAGAAGCAGGACagaggaggtggaggtggagatggagatggaggaATACACGATAGTGACATGTCATAGCCCGAGCAATCGCAATCGCAACAGCAACAGCGTGTTCCACATATCTCCGGCTAGAGGCGTGGAGGATGGAGGCGCAGCTCCGGCGGCGGAATTTTTGAGCAGGTGCGATTTGTGTCGGAAGAAGCTCGACGGCAGAGACATATACATGTACAG AGGAGAAAAAGCATTCTGTAGCGCGGATTGCCGGTATACGCAGATGGTGATGGACAAGTGCAGTGCGGAAGCGTCGAAGCCGGCGGAGGTTGCAGGGTCGCCGTGCGATTACGGGCAAATGTTTACCGCCGGGATTCTGGCTTCATAG